The genomic window ACTTGTAAGAAATCCTTACAAGTTGCCTTTTCATCAAGTTCGCCTTCCGAAAAAATATTTTTCAAATGGAGCGTAATGTTTTGCGATGTTGTATCGAACAGTACAGCTATTGCTTTTTGCGTAAGCCAAAAGGTTTCGTTTTCAAAGCGTACAGCTACCTGCACTTTGCCTTCGGGTGTTTCGTATAAAATAATATTGCTCATCTTTTTCAATTACGAATTAAAAATTACGAATTACGATTTTTTATAGTTACTTGGATTTTGCCAAGAATTTTACAGAGTTCTTCGGCATCATTCAACAAACTTATTGCTTCTTGTTCTGATAAATAGTTAGTGGCTTGTAATAACTTGATCCAATAAACTGTTTCTCTTGCTTCTTTGTATGCAATGCTGACTTTTGATAGAAAATCCTTATCCGATTGTCCTCCGATTGATTCTTCAACATTTGCACCTATTGATGTTCCACTACGAAGCATTTGTTTGGATAGTACAAATTCTTTCTTTTCTGTGGTCAGAAATTTATAGGCATTCACCATTCTTATTGCAAAGGCAAATGATTTCTGTTGGATTATATTGTCTTGTTTCATTTTCGTAATTCGTAATTTTTAATTCGTAATTGTTTCTTCAGGTTTCTTTACCAACAAAGTTATTGTTATTGGCGTTCGGCTACCGCTGCCAAAAATTTTTCCTCCTTCTTTTCGGCTTAGTTCGCCACTGGTGCGTTGGTTGCCACGTAAATTGAAAACATAAATAGACGAAAATTCCTGTTCAATGATTTTTCTAAACCCGTCTGTGCTGTTTCCATCAAGCCAGGCACCGTTGCTTACAAAACAAATAATGCCGCCACCTTCTCCGTTGGCTGAGCCTGTGGAAGCCAAACGGTCGGTGCTCCAGCGAAACGCTTTTATGTAGGCATCGTAAAGCGATTTATTCAAACCTGCTTGCGATTGTGCAGCATAAGTATTAGCAATTCTGCTGTCTAATTTCGGGTAAGATTGATTTTGTGCGTTGTCGTTTGCAGATTTTTGACCTATGGAATATGGTGGGTTGCCCATAATAATGCGAATGGGTGCTTTTTGTTGTCGCTGCACGCGTTCTGAGTTAGCAAGGAACATTTCAGAGAAGAGTTTTGCTCCGTCTTCGGTTTCGTTGAGCTGAAAGGTGTCTGTTAAGCAAATGCCTTCAAAGGGGGTGTAGCTTCGGCTAACTTCGACTTCGCTCAGTTGCCGACACTCATCTTTTTGGCGGTTGAGCGAAGTCAAAACCGCATCATCTTCTTGGCGGTTGAGCGAAGTCAAAACCGCATCATCTTTTTGGCGGTTGAGCGAAGTCNNNNNNNNNNNNNNNNNTTGGCGGTTGAGCGAAGTCAAAACCGCATCATCTTTTTGGCGGTTGAGCGAAGTCGAAACTGCATCGTCTTCTTGGCGGTTGAGCGAAGTCGAAACTGCATCGTCTTCTTGGCGGTTGAGCGAAGTCGAAACCGCATCATGGTAAGCATTTTCAATATTAATGGCGGCAATGTAATAAGCCAATAAAACAATTTCGTTGGCGTGTAATTCGTGTTTGTATTTTCGTTCAAGGTCTTTTACATCAATCAAACCGCTTTGCAAAAGCCGGGTTACAAAAGTTCCTGTTCCGGTAAAGGGGTCCAGAATATGCACATTTTCATCGCTTATGTTTCTGCCAAATTCTTTTTGCAAAATATCGTTTACCGAATGAATGATAAAATCAACCACTTCCACAGGTGTGTAAACAATTCCTAACTTCTCCACCATTTTAGGGAAAGCAGTTTTAAAGAATTTGTCATACAGTTCAATGATAATGCGTTGTTTGCCCGTGGCGTTGTCAATTCCTGCGGCACGCATTTTTACGCTTTCGTAGAATTTGTCCAACGTTTCGGCATCTTTTTCCAATGCTTGTTCGTTGAGCAAATCCAACATACGTTGCATACTTTGGCTCACGGGATTGTTTTTCACAAACGAATAACCCTCAAACAAGGCATCAAACACGGGTTTGGTAATAATATGCTGACTTAGCATTTCAATGGCTTCGGTTTGCGTAATACTCGTGTTGATATTTTTATGCAAGCCCGCTAAAAACTTTTCAAATTCTTTTTGATACCTTTTGTTTTCGTTAATGAGTTTGGTAATGCGTTCGGTTTGTCGTGTGGCAATATCGGCTACTGATTTAGCCCATTGTTCCCAATAGCGTTTGTCGCCCACTTTTTGCACCATTCGGGCAAATACTGCGTTTTGCAGTTCTTCAAATTGCAGCGATAATTGGCGTTGAATTTCGCCCGAACTTTGTTGTCCGTCTCCGCTGTGTTCTTTTTTTACAGGATTTCCGTGTTCGTCAAAACTGTATGCCGCACCGCCCACCAAAATTTGGTTGGGGCGTTTTTTGTTCAGTTCAATTTTGTTGATGGTGGCATTAAAGCGGTCATCGTGGGCACGCAAAGCGTTTAGCACCGTCCACACTACTTTGTAACGTTCGTTGTCGTCCAGGGCTTGCTCTGCGTTTACATCGCTTGGCACCACCACAGGAATAATGATATAACCGTATTTTTTATTCGGTGCAATGCGCATGACACGCCCCACGCTTTGCACCACATCCACCTGGCTGTTTCGTGCCGAAAGAAACAAAACAGCATCTAAACTTGGCACATCCACCCCTTCGCTCAAACAACGCACATTGGTTAAAATGCGACTTTCACGGTCTTGTGGTTCACTTTTGAGCCACGCCAAAAGTTCGTTGCGTTTAGTAGCGTCCATCGTTCCGTCAATGTGCAAGGAAGCAATTTGCTGCATGGCATTTTGCTCTTCGTTTGGCAAAGCCGAAATGTAGGTTTCGGAAGCGGAATTAAACGTTTCGGTAATGCGTTTAGAAATTGCAATACTTTGGCAAAAGGCAACGGCTCTACGCATGGGGTCGGGGTCGCTGTCTTTTATCAAACCTTCATCGCCCAATACTTTTTTGCTCAGTGCATTTACGCAACCAATCAGTTTGGTAACATCATCGGTGTTTACTTCGTTGTTTTTGTCGGCAATGGCATTTTGCAATGCAGGCGGTATATCGTTTTGATTAAGCGTTAAGATTAACACTTTGTAATCGGTCAATAAATTTTTAGAAACCGCTTCGCCAAAACCAATGCGGTAAATTTCTTGTCCGTACAATTTTTCATCGTCCATACTCCAAAGCGTGGCTTCGGCTTGTGCGGCTTTGCTTTTGCTCGTGTCGTCATACAAGCGTGGCGTAGCCGTCATATACAAACGCTTTTTGGATTTGATGAAATTATTGTCGTGCACTTTTGTAAATGCACTTTCTTCTTCGTCCACTAAGGCAACGCCTGTGGTGCGGTGTGCTTCATCGCAAATAATTAAATCAAATTCGCTGTATTGCGGCAGTTCTTTTGAAAGTGCTTTTTGTGCTTTGCTAATCACTTCAATACTTTGGTAAGTAGAAAACACAACGGTCATACCTTTGTTTTTCTTTACTTCCAATCCTTTGAATTGGGCAACGATATTTTTTACATCGGTGCTGGCAGGCAAAGCCAAATCCACAACGGAAGTGCTGTCAATGTCTTCTTGTTTGCTTTTCTTTTTTGTAACTTCCGGGTCAGAGCAAATACAAATAGCGTTTATATTTTCTTGTGCATCGGCATACCATTCGTTGAGTGTTTGTCCAAGCAAAGCGATGGAGGGAACTAAAAATAAAATAAGTCCTTTTGCTTCTGTTTCATTCTCAGCTATACGCAACGAAGTAAATGTTTTGCCTGTTCCGCACGCCATAATCAATTTTCCTCTGTCGGCTTGTTTAAAATGATTGTGCGTATTGTTCAAAGCATCGGTTTGATGTTGGCGTAAAGATTTCTTTGCTGTTCGTGCTTGTTCTCCGTGTATTCCGTCTTCCAATTTTTGCCAATCAACAGGTGCGTCTGCTAATTCATAAAGCGTAATTCGCCCCATAGGAATTTGCTGATTTTTGAACGCTTCTGCTGCGTTTGTGCCAAAAGGTTTTCCTGTGGTATCAATCCACAAGCGAAAAGCAAACGAAGTTGTTTTTAAATCAACACCTTTAAAATTTCGTCCCGAAGTAGTGATAAACGTATCAACGGCTTTTTTGTCAATGGTCGTTCCTTCCTGGTAGCATTTGCATTGAATAGCCCAATAGTCGCCCGAATGAGTAAGAGCTACCAAGTCAATGCCTGTGTCGTTTCCGCCCAAGTCGTCTTTTGCGGAAAATTCATTCCACAGCCAAACGTTTTTAAAACGGTCTGCATATTTGCTGTCGGTTTGCAAATACGCCTGCATTAAGCGTTCAAAGCGGTCGCCTTTATCGCGTTCGGAAAAAGAAGTTTCACGATACCTTGCTAAAATTGTATTGAATGAGCTACTCATTACTTTTTTTGGGGTTTTAGCTTGTTAAATATTGGCAAACATAAGCAAACAAGGCCAAATAATATAGC from Bacteroidia bacterium includes these protein-coding regions:
- a CDS encoding four helix bundle protein, coding for MKQDNIIQQKSFAFAIRMVNAYKFLTTEKKEFVLSKQMLRSGTSIGANVEESIGGQSDKDFLSKVSIAYKEARETVYWIKLLQATNYLSEQEAISLLNDAEELCKILGKIQVTIKNRNS
- a CDS encoding DEAD/DEAH box helicase family protein, which codes for MSSSFNTILARYRETSFSERDKGDRFERLMQAYLQTDSKYADRFKNVWLWNEFSAKDDLGGNDTGIDLVALTHSGDYWAIQCKCYQEGTTIDKKAVDTFITTSGRNFKGVDLKTTSFAFRLWIDTTGKPFGTNAAEAFKNQQIPMGRITLYELADAPVDWQKLEDGIHGEQARTAKKSLRQHQTDALNNTHNHFKQADRGKLIMACGTGKTFTSLRIAENETEAKGLILFLVPSIALLGQTLNEWYADAQENINAICICSDPEVTKKKSKQEDIDSTSVVDLALPASTDVKNIVAQFKGLEVKKNKGMTVVFSTYQSIEVISKAQKALSKELPQYSEFDLIICDEAHRTTGVALVDEEESAFTKVHDNNFIKSKKRLYMTATPRLYDDTSKSKAAQAEATLWSMDDEKLYGQEIYRIGFGEAVSKNLLTDYKVLILTLNQNDIPPALQNAIADKNNEVNTDDVTKLIGCVNALSKKVLGDEGLIKDSDPDPMRRAVAFCQSIAISKRITETFNSASETYISALPNEEQNAMQQIASLHIDGTMDATKRNELLAWLKSEPQDRESRILTNVRCLSEGVDVPSLDAVLFLSARNSQVDVVQSVGRVMRIAPNKKYGYIIIPVVVPSDVNAEQALDDNERYKVVWTVLNALRAHDDRFNATINKIELNKKRPNQILVGGAAYSFDEHGNPVKKEHSGDGQQSSGEIQRQLSLQFEELQNAVFARMVQKVGDKRYWEQWAKSVADIATRQTERITKLINENKRYQKEFEKFLAGLHKNINTSITQTEAIEMLSQHIITKPVFDALFEGYSFVKNNPVSQSMQRMLDLLNEQALEKDAETLDKFYESVKMRAAGIDNATGKQRIIIELYDKFFKTAFPKMVEKLGIVYTPVEVVDFIIHSVNDILQKEFGRNISDENVHILDPFTGTGTFVTRLLQSGLIDVKDLERKYKHELHANEIVLLAYYIAAINIENAYHDAVSTSLNRQEDDAVSTSLNRQEDDAVSTSLNRQKDDAVLTSLNRQ